The Streptomyces sp. NBC_01255 genome window below encodes:
- a CDS encoding DegV family protein, whose product MSRHVAIVTDSTAYLPPQTRERHAITTVPLTVVIGDRALEEGTEISARSLAEALQKRRPVTTSRPSPEVFAAAYREAAEAGARGVVSLHLSAEVSGTYDAAVLAAKDAPVPVRVVDTRMVGMALGFCALAAAEVAEAGGSLDEVVAAAEKRVAGTSAYFYVDTLDYLRRGGRIGAAQALLGSALAVKPLLELDGGRIELREKVRTASKAIARLEEIAVERAGSGAVDIAVHHLSAPERATVLADRLRERIPGIGELHVSEVGAVIGAHTGPGLLAVVVSPR is encoded by the coding sequence ATGTCCCGGCATGTCGCGATCGTCACCGATTCCACGGCCTACCTGCCACCTCAGACGAGGGAGCGGCACGCCATCACGACGGTCCCGCTGACCGTCGTCATCGGCGACCGCGCGCTGGAGGAGGGCACCGAGATCTCGGCCCGGTCGCTCGCCGAGGCCCTCCAGAAGCGGCGGCCCGTCACCACCTCGCGACCGAGCCCCGAGGTCTTCGCTGCGGCCTACCGCGAGGCGGCGGAGGCGGGGGCGCGGGGAGTCGTCTCGCTCCATCTGTCCGCCGAGGTCTCCGGGACGTACGACGCCGCCGTGCTCGCGGCGAAGGACGCCCCCGTGCCGGTGCGCGTGGTGGACACCCGCATGGTCGGCATGGCGCTGGGCTTCTGCGCCCTGGCAGCGGCGGAGGTCGCGGAGGCGGGCGGCTCTCTCGACGAGGTGGTCGCGGCGGCGGAGAAGCGCGTCGCGGGAACCTCCGCATACTTCTACGTCGACACGCTCGACTATCTGCGCCGGGGCGGGCGCATCGGCGCCGCGCAGGCGCTGCTCGGCTCCGCGCTCGCGGTGAAGCCGCTCCTGGAACTCGACGGCGGCCGGATCGAGCTGCGGGAGAAGGTGCGGACGGCCTCGAAGGCCATCGCACGCCTGGAAGAGATCGCCGTGGAACGGGCCGGCTCCGGTGCCGTCGACATCGCCGTGCACCACCTCTCCGCGCCGGAACGGGCCACCGTGCTGGCCGACCGGCTCAGGGAGCGGATCCCCGGGATCGGGGAACTCCACGTCAGCGAGGTGGGGGCGGTCATCGGCGCGCACACGGGCCCGGGGCTGCTCGCGGTCGTCGTCTCGCCGCGCTGA
- the holA gene encoding DNA polymerase III subunit delta — protein MATRKTSPDDLLGPVTLAVGQEDLLLDRVVQEVVAAARAVDADTDVRDLTSDQLQPGSLAELTSPSLFAERKVLVVRNAQDLSADTIKDVKAYLDDPVEDISLVLLHAGGAKGKGLLDAARKAGAREVACPKTTKPAERLTFVRQEFRALGRAATPEACQALVDSIGSDLRELASACAQLTADVDGTIDEAVVGRYYTGRAEASSFNVADRAVEGRAAEALEALRWSLSTGVAPVLITSALAQGVRAIGKLSSARGGRPADLARELGMPPWKIDRVRQQMRGWTPDGVSLALRAIAEADAGVKGGGDDPEYALEKAVVAVARAARLRR, from the coding sequence ATGGCCACCAGAAAGACTTCCCCCGACGACCTCCTCGGCCCCGTGACGCTCGCCGTGGGCCAGGAGGACCTGCTCCTCGACCGCGTCGTCCAGGAGGTGGTGGCGGCCGCCAGGGCCGTCGACGCCGACACGGACGTGCGCGACCTCACGTCCGACCAGCTCCAGCCCGGGTCGCTGGCGGAGCTGACCAGCCCCTCGCTCTTCGCCGAGCGCAAGGTCCTGGTCGTGCGGAACGCGCAGGACCTCTCCGCCGACACGATCAAGGACGTCAAGGCCTACCTCGACGACCCGGTCGAGGACATCTCGCTCGTCCTGCTCCACGCCGGCGGTGCGAAGGGCAAGGGCCTGCTCGACGCCGCGCGCAAGGCGGGGGCGCGGGAGGTGGCCTGCCCGAAGACGACGAAGCCGGCGGAGCGGCTGACGTTCGTACGGCAGGAGTTCCGGGCGCTCGGGCGCGCGGCGACGCCGGAGGCGTGCCAGGCGCTGGTGGACTCGATCGGCAGCGACCTGCGGGAGCTGGCGTCCGCGTGCGCGCAGCTGACGGCGGACGTCGACGGGACGATCGACGAGGCGGTCGTCGGGCGCTACTACACCGGCCGCGCGGAGGCCTCGTCCTTCAACGTGGCCGACCGGGCCGTGGAGGGGCGTGCGGCGGAGGCCCTGGAGGCGCTGCGCTGGTCTCTCTCGACCGGGGTGGCGCCGGTGCTCATCACGAGCGCGCTCGCGCAGGGCGTACGGGCGATCGGCAAGCTCTCGTCGGCGCGGGGCGGCCGGCCGGCGGATCTGGCGCGTGAGCTGGGCATGCCGCCGTGGAAGATCGACCGCGTGCGGCAGCAGATGAGGGGGTGGACCCCGGACGGGGTGTCCCTCGCGCTGCGGGCGATCGCGGAGGCGGACGCGGGGGTGAAGGGCGGGGGCGACGACCCGGAGTACGCCCTGGAGAAGGCGGTGGTTGCGGTGGCGCGGGCGGCGCGGCTGCGGAGGTAG
- a CDS encoding arylamine N-acetyltransferase family protein — MSDATDAPSPAAPGRAAPDPVAPALPDAGAYLARIGARRPARADADALRELHVRHLLSVPFENLSIHLGEDIVLDEKALVDKVVGGRRGGFCYEINTTFAVLLRELGYRVSLLQARVVDAEGRPGIPYDHMALLVETADGERWLADVGFGDHSHYPLAFDERGDQEDPGGRFRVQEAADGDLEVLRDGKPQYRLEVRPRELADFTAGAWYHRTSPDSHFPRSLVCSLLTEEGRITLSDRKLITRAHGERVERVLDGDEEVRGAYRDLFGIVLDELPVVAKPRS, encoded by the coding sequence ATGAGTGACGCAACGGATGCCCCCTCCCCGGCTGCTCCCGGCCGTGCCGCGCCTGACCCCGTCGCGCCCGCCCTCCCGGACGCGGGTGCCTATCTGGCGCGGATCGGCGCGCGGCGACCCGCGCGTGCCGACGCCGACGCCCTGCGCGAGCTGCATGTGCGGCACCTGCTGAGCGTGCCCTTCGAGAACCTCTCCATCCATCTCGGCGAGGACATCGTCCTGGACGAGAAGGCGCTGGTCGACAAGGTGGTCGGCGGCCGCAGGGGCGGCTTCTGCTACGAGATCAACACCACGTTCGCGGTCCTGTTGCGGGAGCTCGGCTACCGGGTGTCGCTGCTCCAGGCGCGCGTCGTCGACGCGGAGGGGAGGCCCGGGATCCCGTACGACCACATGGCGCTCCTCGTGGAGACGGCCGACGGGGAGCGGTGGCTGGCCGACGTCGGCTTCGGCGACCACAGTCACTACCCGTTGGCCTTCGACGAGCGCGGGGACCAGGAGGACCCCGGCGGCCGCTTCCGTGTCCAGGAGGCCGCCGACGGCGATCTGGAGGTGCTGCGGGACGGGAAGCCGCAGTACCGGCTGGAGGTGCGGCCCCGCGAGCTCGCGGACTTCACGGCCGGGGCCTGGTATCACCGGACCTCGCCCGACTCGCACTTCCCGCGGTCCCTCGTCTGTTCCCTGCTCACGGAGGAAGGCCGGATCACCCTCAGCGACCGGAAGCTGATCACCCGCGCCCACGGGGAGCGCGTCGAGCGGGTGCTCGACGGGGACGAGGAGGTACGGGGCGCGTACCGGGATCTGTTCGGCATCGTGCTCGACGAGCTGCCGGTCGTCGCGAAGCCGCGTTCCTGA
- a CDS encoding ComEA family DNA-binding protein, with protein MALRTRIASITTGVADRPGAPTSGPGRAPGSDGRSRPGGRGAPPGRARRRTRVRRVSEVPGAVVRRRGDALFPPVAQPAPPVPAAGRPETPEAPERGSPTRARERLAAALRERTPLWVQTRCGLEPRALAALTVILLVAAGLAGGYFWTGRPEQVRAPEIVRAVPAAATPATATATATAVARAGPGSEPGPGPGAGGAKVVVDVGGKVRRPGVLTLPAGSRVTDALRAAGGAEPGADLTGINRARVLMDGEQVLVGLPGMPGLPVGGSGPGSGTGGPGPPLSLNAATVEQLDTLPGVGPVLARHIVDHRTEQGGFRSVAELREVNGIGERRFADLEPLVRP; from the coding sequence ATGGCACTTCGTACACGTATCGCATCGATCACCACCGGAGTCGCGGACAGGCCGGGGGCTCCCACGAGCGGGCCCGGGAGGGCGCCGGGTTCGGACGGGCGCAGCCGTCCCGGAGGGCGCGGAGCGCCTCCTGGGCGGGCTCGGAGGCGCACCCGGGTGCGTCGGGTCTCCGAGGTGCCCGGAGCCGTCGTGCGGCGGCGGGGGGACGCCCTGTTCCCGCCGGTGGCACAGCCGGCGCCGCCGGTGCCGGCTGCGGGGCGGCCTGAGACGCCGGAGGCGCCGGAGCGTGGTTCTCCGACGCGGGCGCGGGAGCGGCTGGCGGCGGCGTTACGGGAGCGGACTCCGCTGTGGGTGCAGACGCGGTGCGGGCTCGAACCGAGGGCGCTGGCCGCGCTGACCGTGATTCTGCTCGTGGCCGCGGGCCTCGCCGGCGGGTACTTCTGGACGGGGCGGCCGGAGCAGGTACGGGCCCCCGAGATCGTCCGCGCCGTCCCAGCGGCGGCCACGCCCGCCACAGCCACAGCCACAGCCACAGCCGTGGCACGGGCCGGGCCCGGGAGCGAGCCGGGTCCCGGGCCCGGAGCGGGTGGGGCGAAGGTGGTCGTCGACGTCGGCGGCAAGGTGCGCAGGCCCGGAGTGCTGACCCTGCCCGCAGGCTCGCGGGTGACGGACGCACTGAGGGCCGCGGGCGGGGCGGAACCCGGGGCCGATCTCACCGGGATCAACCGGGCCCGCGTCCTCATGGACGGCGAGCAGGTCCTGGTCGGGCTGCCAGGGATGCCGGGGCTGCCGGTCGGCGGCTCCGGTCCCGGCTCCGGGACCGGTGGGCCGGGGCCGCCGTTGAGTCTCAACGCGGCCACCGTGGAACAGCTCGACACCCTGCCCGGCGTCGGTCCTGTCCTCGCCCGGCACATCGTGGACCATCGCACGGAGCAGGGCGGCTTCCGGTCGGTGGCCGAGCTACGGGAGGTCAACGGCATCGGGGAGCGTCGGTTCGCCGACCTCGAACCGCTGGTCCGGCCGTGA
- the leuS gene encoding leucine--tRNA ligase, with product MTEINTTAETAAPHRYTAAMAADIEARWQDFWDAEGTYEAPNPSGDLAGDPEIAARPKKFIMDMFPYPSGAGLHVGHPLGYIATDVYARHARMTGHNVLHTLGFDAFGLPAEQYAVQTGTHPRVSTEANMENMKVQLRRLGLGHDKRRSFATIDPEYYKWTQWIFLQIFNSWYDDEAGKARPIAELIAQFENGTREVPGTRAWSELTAAERSDVLSEYRLAYASDAPVNWCPGLGTVLANEEVTADGRSERGNFPVFKSKLRQWNMRITAYADRLLDDLDALDWPEAIKLQQRNWIGRSEGARVDFKVGDTGAITVFTTRQDTLFGATYMVLAPEHPLVDGAATIVPAVWPEGTHDVWTGGHATPAEAVDAYRKQAASKSDVERQAEAKDKTGVFTGAFATNPVSGEQVPVFIADYVLMGYGTGAIMAVPAHDTRDFAFARAFELPMRCVVEPSDDRGTDPSVWDDAFASYEAKLVNSANDEISLDGLGVVDAKAKITSWLADRGIGEGTVNFRLRDWLFSRQRYWGEPFPIVYDEDGVAHSLPESMLPLELPEVEDYSPRTFDPDDADTQPETPLSRNEDWVNVTLDLGDGAGPRSYRRETNTMPNWAGSCWYELRYLDPHNSEKLVDPAVEQYWMGPREGMPTGGVDLYVGGAEHAVLHLLYARFWSKMLFDLGHISSAEPFHKLYNQGMIQAFVYRDARGIAVPAAEVEERDGAFWYEGEKVSRVLGKMGKSLKNAVTPDEICSEYGADTLRLYEMAMGPLDVSRPWDTRAVVGQYRLLQRLWRNVVDESTGEVTVVDTAADEDTLRALHKAIDGVAQDMAAMRFNTAIAKVTELNNHLTKTGGALSRQVAEQLVLLVAPLAPHIAEELWRKLGHTESVVHQGFPVADPAYVVDETVTCVVQIKGKVKARLEVSPSITDAELEALALADPHVVGALGGAEIRKVIVRAPKLVNIVAG from the coding sequence ATGACCGAGATCAATACGACCGCCGAGACGGCGGCCCCGCATCGCTACACGGCAGCCATGGCCGCCGACATCGAGGCACGCTGGCAGGACTTCTGGGACGCCGAGGGCACGTACGAGGCGCCGAACCCCTCCGGTGACCTGGCGGGCGACCCCGAGATCGCCGCCCGGCCCAAGAAGTTCATCATGGACATGTTCCCGTACCCCTCGGGTGCGGGCCTGCACGTCGGCCACCCGCTCGGCTACATCGCCACGGACGTCTACGCCCGCCACGCGCGTATGACCGGTCACAACGTGCTGCACACCCTGGGCTTCGACGCCTTCGGCCTGCCGGCCGAGCAGTACGCCGTGCAGACGGGCACGCACCCGCGCGTGTCCACCGAGGCCAACATGGAGAACATGAAGGTCCAGCTGCGCCGGCTGGGCCTGGGCCACGACAAGCGCCGGTCGTTCGCCACGATCGACCCGGAGTACTACAAGTGGACCCAGTGGATCTTCCTGCAGATCTTCAACTCCTGGTATGACGACGAGGCCGGCAAGGCCCGTCCGATCGCCGAGCTGATCGCGCAGTTCGAGAACGGCACGCGTGAGGTCCCCGGCACGCGCGCGTGGAGCGAGCTGACCGCCGCCGAGCGCTCCGACGTCCTGAGCGAGTACCGCCTGGCGTACGCCTCCGACGCGCCCGTCAACTGGTGTCCCGGCCTGGGCACGGTCCTGGCCAACGAGGAGGTCACCGCCGACGGTCGCTCCGAGCGCGGCAACTTCCCCGTCTTCAAGTCCAAGCTGCGCCAGTGGAACATGCGGATCACCGCCTACGCGGACCGCCTGCTGGACGACCTGGACGCGCTGGACTGGCCCGAGGCCATCAAGCTGCAGCAGCGGAACTGGATCGGCCGCTCCGAGGGCGCCCGCGTCGACTTCAAGGTCGGCGACACCGGCGCGATCACCGTCTTCACCACCCGCCAGGACACCCTGTTCGGCGCCACCTACATGGTCCTGGCTCCGGAGCACCCCCTGGTCGACGGCGCCGCGACGATCGTCCCGGCCGTCTGGCCCGAGGGCACGCACGACGTGTGGACCGGCGGACACGCCACCCCGGCCGAGGCCGTCGACGCCTACCGCAAGCAGGCCGCCTCCAAGTCCGACGTCGAGCGACAGGCCGAGGCCAAGGACAAGACCGGCGTCTTCACCGGCGCGTTCGCGACCAACCCCGTCAGCGGCGAGCAGGTCCCGGTCTTCATCGCCGACTACGTCCTGATGGGCTACGGCACCGGCGCCATCATGGCCGTCCCGGCGCACGACACCCGCGACTTCGCCTTCGCGCGCGCCTTCGAGCTGCCGATGCGCTGCGTCGTCGAGCCGTCGGACGACCGCGGCACGGACCCGTCGGTCTGGGACGACGCCTTCGCCTCGTACGAGGCGAAGCTGGTCAACTCGGCCAACGACGAGATCTCGCTGGACGGTCTGGGTGTCGTCGACGCCAAGGCGAAGATCACCTCCTGGCTGGCCGACCGCGGCATCGGCGAGGGCACCGTCAACTTCCGGCTGCGCGACTGGCTGTTCAGCCGCCAGCGGTACTGGGGCGAGCCCTTCCCGATCGTCTACGACGAGGACGGCGTCGCGCACTCGCTGCCCGAGTCGATGCTGCCGCTGGAGCTGCCGGAGGTCGAGGACTACTCGCCGCGCACCTTCGACCCGGACGACGCGGACACCCAGCCGGAGACCCCGCTGTCCCGTAACGAGGACTGGGTCAACGTCACCCTGGACCTGGGCGACGGCGCGGGTCCGCGGAGCTACCGCCGCGAGACCAACACCATGCCCAACTGGGCCGGCTCCTGCTGGTACGAGCTGCGCTACCTGGACCCGCACAACTCCGAGAAGCTGGTCGACCCGGCCGTCGAGCAGTACTGGATGGGCCCGCGCGAGGGCATGCCGACCGGTGGCGTCGACCTGTACGTCGGCGGCGCCGAGCACGCCGTGCTGCACCTGCTGTACGCGCGCTTCTGGTCCAAGATGCTGTTCGACCTGGGCCACATCTCCTCGGCCGAGCCGTTCCACAAGCTGTACAACCAGGGCATGATCCAGGCCTTCGTCTACCGGGACGCCCGCGGCATCGCCGTGCCGGCGGCCGAGGTCGAGGAGCGGGACGGCGCCTTCTGGTACGAGGGCGAGAAGGTCAGCCGCGTCCTGGGCAAGATGGGCAAGTCGCTGAAGAACGCGGTGACGCCGGACGAGATCTGCTCCGAGTACGGCGCCGACACCCTGCGCCTGTACGAGATGGCGATGGGCCCGCTGGACGTCTCGCGTCCCTGGGACACGCGCGCCGTGGTCGGCCAGTACCGGCTGCTGCAGCGGCTGTGGCGCAACGTCGTCGACGAGTCGACCGGCGAGGTCACCGTCGTCGACACCGCCGCCGACGAGGACACGCTGCGTGCCCTGCACAAGGCGATCGACGGTGTCGCGCAGGACATGGCGGCGATGCGCTTCAACACCGCCATCGCCAAGGTCACCGAGCTGAACAACCACCTGACGAAGACCGGTGGCGCGCTGTCCCGGCAGGTCGCCGAGCAGCTGGTGCTGCTGGTCGCCCCGCTGGCCCCGCACATCGCCGAGGAGCTGTGGCGCAAGCTGGGCCACACCGAGTCGGTCGTCCACCAGGGCTTCCCGGTCGCCGACCCGGCGTACGTCGTCGACGAGACCGTGACCTGCGTCGTGCAGATCAAGGGCAAGGTCAAGGCCCGCCTGGAGGTCTCCCCGTCGATCACGGACGCGGAGCTGGAGGCGCTGGCGCTGGCCGACCCGCACGTGGTCGGGGCGCTGGGCGGCGCGGAGATCCGCAAGGTGATCGTGCGCGCGCCGAAGCTGGTCAACATCGTCGCGGGCTGA
- a CDS encoding MFS transporter, translated as MALVERIPALLRERTFRRYWTGQTISLVGDQISLIAIPLAAVLILGADAAEMGWLKTAELLPALLLNLPLGAWADRQARRRRVMIVADLGRAALMLTLPVAYALDALTLGQLYAVAFGIGALTVLFEVCNATLIVALVPTERYVQANSLVNGSRSMSWLAGPGIGGVLVQVLTAPFALVADALTYVVSAGYLARVKAVEPPPAAVVKGHFTEGMRWVVRDRSMRALFSASGTVQFFNYMFHTLFVLYATAELDIGAGLLGLVLGAGAVGGLIGAACSGAVVRRIGIGASLVTGFLGFTLPLLLIPLAGGPLPLVVAVFFAAEFLSCAGVMIVDIAAGSFQMAAIPDAIRARVMGAFRTLNHGFRPLGALAGGLLGTAIGLRPTLWIATGGAVLAVLWLLPSPLARMRELPTKGEESTPVGAL; from the coding sequence ATGGCCCTCGTGGAACGCATACCAGCACTGCTGCGCGAGCGGACCTTCCGCCGCTACTGGACCGGGCAGACCATCTCGCTCGTCGGGGACCAGATCTCGCTCATCGCCATCCCGCTCGCCGCCGTCCTGATCCTCGGCGCAGACGCCGCCGAGATGGGCTGGCTCAAGACCGCCGAACTCCTCCCCGCCCTCCTGCTCAACCTGCCGCTCGGCGCCTGGGCGGACCGGCAGGCCCGCCGCAGACGCGTGATGATCGTCGCCGACCTCGGGCGGGCGGCTCTGATGCTGACGCTCCCGGTGGCCTACGCGCTCGACGCGTTGACGCTTGGTCAGCTGTACGCGGTGGCCTTCGGGATCGGCGCGCTCACCGTGCTCTTCGAGGTCTGCAACGCCACGCTCATCGTGGCACTCGTCCCCACCGAGCGGTACGTGCAGGCGAACTCGCTGGTCAACGGAAGCCGCTCGATGTCCTGGCTCGCGGGACCCGGGATCGGAGGCGTCCTCGTACAAGTCCTCACCGCGCCCTTCGCCCTGGTCGCCGACGCCCTCACCTATGTGGTGTCGGCCGGCTACCTGGCCCGGGTCAAGGCGGTCGAACCTCCGCCGGCCGCCGTGGTCAAGGGGCACTTCACCGAGGGGATGCGCTGGGTGGTCCGGGACCGTTCGATGCGCGCGCTGTTCTCCGCCTCCGGCACGGTCCAGTTCTTCAACTACATGTTCCACACCCTCTTCGTGCTCTACGCGACGGCCGAACTCGACATCGGCGCCGGGCTGCTCGGCCTGGTCCTCGGAGCCGGTGCGGTGGGCGGTCTCATCGGGGCCGCGTGCAGTGGAGCGGTCGTCCGGCGGATCGGCATCGGCGCCTCGCTCGTCACCGGCTTCCTCGGGTTCACGCTGCCCCTGCTCCTGATACCCCTGGCCGGCGGGCCGCTGCCGCTGGTGGTGGCCGTGTTCTTCGCGGCGGAGTTCCTCTCCTGCGCCGGGGTGATGATCGTGGACATCGCCGCGGGATCGTTCCAGATGGCGGCGATCCCCGATGCGATACGGGCCCGGGTCATGGGCGCGTTCCGCACGCTCAACCACGGCTTCCGTCCCCTCGGCGCACTCGCAGGAGGCCTGCTCGGCACCGCGATCGGGCTGCGCCCGACGCTGTGGATCGCCACCGGCGGAGCCGTCCTCGCCGTGCTCTGGCTGCTGCCCTCGCCGCTGGCGCGGATGCGTGAACTGCCCACGAAGGGTGAGGAGTCGACCCCGGTGGGGGCGTTGTGA
- a CDS encoding ComEC/Rec2 family competence protein gives MEVTVTSDPRLTRPQVRGNAMAPVSVVLDGEVTRVERSDGAAHRTRTPVLLIVPPGEGREEWLRLLPSTRLRVGARLAPPLRSGEPFAAVLKVDGEGPPRIVGPPSAPQRTAGELRAGLRRATEGLDPDARALLPGLVVGDTSRIGPELRDAFEATDLTHLLAVSGSNLSVVLLLLVGRPGRAHQVERGGLAPRLGLSLRATAVAGGALTLAFVVVCRPDPSVLRAAACGLVVLLAIGTGRRRSLIPALATAVLLLVLYDPWLARSYGFLLSVLATGALLTVAPRWSEALRRRRVPGRLAEALAAALAAQAVCAPVVVVFAARVSLVAIPANLFAELAVAPATVLGFAALALAQVWEPAAAGAAWVAGWPAGWIAGVARAGGELPGAQLSWPGGWWGGLVLALLTGLVLLGARRLPYRGWAAALVAGLLLLVVVRPVPLTRWATGWPPPGWVFAMCQVGQGDATVLAAGGDAAVVVDAGPDPVLVDRCLRELGVRRVPLLVLTHFHADHVAGLTGVLRGRSVGAIQTTGLEEPPAQAAFVRRIAAAAGVPLVRAGPGEQRRSGALEWRVLWPPAGSGGSVGGAVGGSAGGANDASVTLLVRAAGGLSLLLLGDLEPPAQRALLRSSPGLGPVDVLKVAHHGSAHQDPGLIRAARPRLALVSTGRDNPYGHPSPRTVEALRAGGARVLRTDEDGAIAVVGAGRGLVAVPRGG, from the coding sequence ATGGAGGTCACCGTGACCTCCGATCCACGGCTCACCCGGCCCCAGGTGCGGGGCAACGCGATGGCGCCGGTCTCGGTCGTCCTCGACGGAGAGGTGACCCGCGTCGAGCGGTCGGACGGTGCGGCGCACCGGACGCGTACGCCGGTGCTGCTGATCGTGCCGCCGGGGGAGGGCCGGGAGGAGTGGCTGCGGCTCCTTCCCTCGACCCGGCTGCGGGTCGGAGCCCGGCTGGCGCCGCCGCTGCGCTCCGGTGAACCGTTCGCCGCGGTGCTCAAGGTCGACGGGGAGGGTCCACCGCGGATCGTCGGTCCGCCGAGCGCTCCGCAGCGCACGGCGGGCGAGCTGCGCGCCGGGCTGCGGAGAGCGACCGAGGGGCTCGATCCGGACGCGCGGGCCCTGCTGCCCGGACTGGTCGTCGGGGACACCTCCAGGATCGGCCCCGAACTGCGGGACGCTTTCGAGGCCACCGACCTCACCCATCTCCTCGCGGTCTCCGGCAGCAATCTCTCCGTCGTGCTGCTCCTGCTCGTCGGGCGTCCCGGGCGGGCGCATCAGGTGGAGCGGGGCGGGCTCGCTCCCCGGCTCGGTCTTTCGCTGCGGGCGACCGCGGTGGCCGGGGGAGCGCTGACGCTGGCCTTCGTCGTCGTCTGCCGACCCGATCCGAGCGTGCTGCGCGCGGCGGCCTGCGGGCTCGTCGTCCTCCTGGCGATCGGCACCGGGCGTCGGAGATCGCTGATCCCCGCGCTGGCCACCGCCGTCCTGCTTCTGGTGCTCTACGACCCTTGGCTGGCGCGGAGCTACGGGTTCCTGCTCTCGGTCCTGGCCACCGGGGCCCTGCTGACGGTCGCCCCGCGGTGGAGCGAGGCGCTGCGGCGGCGCCGGGTGCCGGGGCGGCTCGCGGAGGCGCTGGCGGCGGCCCTCGCGGCGCAGGCGGTGTGCGCGCCGGTCGTGGTGGTCTTCGCCGCCCGGGTGAGTCTGGTCGCGATTCCGGCGAACCTCTTCGCCGAACTGGCCGTCGCGCCCGCGACGGTGCTCGGCTTCGCCGCGCTCGCCCTGGCGCAGGTGTGGGAGCCGGCAGCGGCGGGGGCGGCGTGGGTGGCGGGATGGCCGGCCGGGTGGATCGCGGGGGTGGCCCGCGCGGGCGGGGAGCTGCCGGGAGCCCAGCTGTCCTGGCCCGGCGGGTGGTGGGGCGGGCTGGTCCTCGCGCTGCTCACGGGTCTCGTGCTGCTCGGGGCGCGCAGACTGCCGTACCGGGGGTGGGCTGCCGCGCTCGTCGCCGGGCTGCTTCTCCTCGTGGTCGTCCGGCCGGTGCCACTGACGCGGTGGGCCACCGGGTGGCCGCCGCCGGGCTGGGTGTTCGCGATGTGCCAGGTGGGGCAGGGGGACGCGACGGTGCTGGCGGCGGGCGGGGACGCGGCCGTCGTGGTGGACGCCGGCCCCGATCCCGTACTGGTGGACCGCTGTCTGCGGGAGCTCGGGGTGCGGCGGGTGCCGTTGCTGGTGCTCACGCATTTCCACGCCGACCATGTGGCAGGGCTGACGGGGGTGCTACGGGGGCGGTCGGTGGGGGCGATCCAGACGACGGGGCTCGAAGAGCCGCCCGCCCAGGCCGCGTTCGTGCGGCGGATCGCGGCCGCCGCAGGGGTGCCGTTGGTCCGTGCGGGGCCGGGGGAGCAGCGGAGGAGCGGGGCCCTGGAGTGGCGGGTGCTGTGGCCGCCGGCGGGTTCCGGAGGGTCGGTCGGCGGGGCGGTCGGCGGGTCGGCCGGTGGGGCGAACGACGCCAGTGTCACGCTCCTCGTCCGTGCTGCCGGAGGGCTGAGTCTGCTGCTCCTCGGTGACCTCGAACCGCCGGCTCAGCGCGCGTTGCTGAGGAGCAGTCCGGGGCTGGGCCCGGTGGACGTGCTCAAGGTCGCCCACCATGGGTCCGCGCACCAGGACCCGGGGCTGATACGGGCGGCGCGGCCGCGTCTCGCGCTGGTCTCGACAGGACGCGACAACCCGTATGGACATCCGTCGCCCCGGACGGTGGAGGCGTTGCGGGCCGGTGGGGCGCGGGTGCTGCGGACGGACGAGGACGGGGCGATCGCGGTGGTGGGTGCGGGGCGCGGGCTCGTGGCCGTACCGAGGGGAGGGTGA
- a CDS encoding winged helix-turn-helix domain-containing protein, whose translation MPEISEPRPEGEQPRSIRLTDPRALRAYAHPLRMSLVGLLRSSGPFTATKAAELTGESVASCSYHLRILAKYGLVEEAPGGRGREKPWRATARYTEWPEYSEDDTVAEAAGALTAAVTELYFERVTRAIERRHTLPREWREAEQFGDSLLFLTPEELTGLGERIDGLLRPFEGRESDPSLRPEGARAVSILRIAYLDQEVPHRQEHEEE comes from the coding sequence ATGCCGGAGATCAGCGAACCGCGACCCGAGGGCGAGCAGCCCCGCAGTATCCGCCTCACCGACCCGCGCGCCCTGCGGGCCTACGCCCACCCCCTGCGGATGTCCCTGGTGGGACTGCTGCGCAGCAGCGGCCCCTTCACCGCCACCAAGGCCGCCGAGCTGACCGGTGAGTCCGTGGCCAGCTGCTCCTACCACCTGCGGATACTCGCCAAGTACGGCCTCGTGGAGGAGGCGCCGGGGGGCCGGGGGCGGGAGAAGCCCTGGCGGGCCACCGCCCGGTACACGGAGTGGCCGGAGTACAGCGAGGACGACACGGTCGCGGAGGCCGCCGGCGCCCTGACGGCCGCCGTCACCGAGCTCTACTTCGAGCGGGTCACCCGGGCCATCGAGCGCCGGCACACGCTGCCGAGGGAGTGGCGGGAGGCCGAGCAGTTCGGTGACTCCCTGCTCTTCCTCACCCCCGAGGAGCTGACCGGCCTCGGAGAGCGGATCGACGGACTCCTCCGCCCCTTCGAGGGGCGCGAGTCCGACCCGTCCCTCAGGCCCGAGGGCGCCCGGGCCGTCAGCATCCTGCGGATCGCCTACCTGGACCAGGAAGTCCCCCACCGCCAAGAACACGAAGAGGAGTAA